TCAGGATCGGTTTCTGTCTCTACATTTCAGATCTATATTAATTCTATATACCACAATATTTATCCCCCCATTACTTGAGTTAATTAGTGCATTGGATCTTTCAGCAAAGTTTTAAAGACCTTTGTCATGGCATCCAAACAAACAGAACGTGAGCATCACCCAGCAGGTGATCCTTATTCTTCTCGTCGTCCTATTCCTACTATTCCAAGGTTCTTTcgtgaaagaaaagaacgtGCGGAAAAACGAGAAAAACAACAGGCTGAAAAGCATCGAAAGGAATCTAGTCAAGAAGAACTTTTTGACCCTATCACTCAACGAAATGTAGAAATTTCGGATATTAACTATAATTACCAAAAGTCATATAAAGATCCAAATTACACGGTACCCAACCAGTCTATTCAGGCTGGATTATCCGCTGGTGACGAGCCTTATTTAAACTCAACTCAATCACCATCGACATACAAACAACACCAGGATGATCTTGCACCGCCTGAGGCACATGATAATATAACTCGAGATGTCCCTATTAGCGATGAAAAAACCAATATCCTCTTCTTTCCTACGCCAGCGGTGGATCTATCGTACATCTCAAGAGAAATCAAGCAGAAAACGAACCAGTACACactattttgtttcctttttactCTACTCGTTACCTGGGTTGTTTCGCATTCCATCCTACTTTCTATCATCTTTCCCATCGCCGCCTCTTGTTCCATCTTTTTATGGATGGATCATGTTCACACGGTTGGACAGGCTGCCGAATGGGGCTCTGAACAGAAACGTGGCGAGTATGCCCTTCTCAATCTCATACCTGAAAGTGCCGAATGGATGAACCATCTGTTGGAGAAAGTCTGGGATCTCATCAACCCAGAACTTTTCTCCTCCATGATCGATCAAATCGAAGACGTTATGCAAGCTTCCATTCCTTCTTTCATCGAAAACGTTCGTATCGCGTCTTTTCACCAAGGCTCTCATCCAGTACGTGTTATCTCTATTCGCTCGTTACCCGCAGACGAAACCCGGAAAACATTTAGAGATCAAGAACCATcccaaaatgaaaataaggaCGAGCCGCAACAGAAGGCAAAAAGATTTTACAATCTCGAAGTTTGTGCCGCCTATCATGCGATGCCGGTCGAATCTAATACTACTACAGCCCATGCTTCCAATATTCATCTGCGCGTTGTTTTCTATCCTGGTATCAAAGGTACAATTGGTATTCCTCTTCCCATCTGGGTTGAAATGAAAGGCTTTGTAGCCAGAATTCGTCTTCGTTGTGAGCTCATGCCTGAAATCCCGTTCTTGAAGAATGTCACCTTTTCACTAATGGGCCTTCCTCAGATCAATGTTGCCGCAGTTCCAGTTGCCGAAAATGGTCTTAATGTCTTAGGGCTTCCTTTAATCTCCAAATTTGTTAACGACTCAATAGCAGCAGCTGCTAACGAGTATGTCAGTCCCAAGAACATGACATTGGATATGTCAAAGATCCTTTTAGGTGACGAtattaaaaaggaaacgaaTGCCCTTGGTGtcctttatatttatatcgAGAAGGCGGAGGGCCTAAGCAAACAAGATGTCAATGGACTTTCCGACGCTTATATCACTATTGGTTATTACAAATTTGGTAAACCACTATATTGTACTCGAGTCATAAAGCAAGATTTAAATCCCATGTGGAAGGAACATGCTGTAATTCCCGTATTTCCAGAACATATTAAAGCAGGCGAAAAAGTGTCAGTTGAGCTCTGGGATAGTGATCGCTTTAGTCCCGATGATGTTGTTGGTCGTACCAAACTAGACTTGCATGTTTTATTGCAGAACCCTGAAAAGATGATGGATCGTTGTGATACGCTTACTGGCATTAGCGAGGAGACATCTCTTCCCGGACACATATACTATTCTATCggttatttttcaaaagcagaTTTTAGAGAAGAACTGAGAACTGGCGGGCATGATATTTCCATTCCGCGCTCTATACGAGAAGATCCTGATTTCCAACGTCCTCAGGGAACTCTGAGTgataaagaagaagatgctgTAGTTCACACTCCTCCAGATTCAGAGTACCCATGCGGCATCTTGTCATTCACTATTCATCAGGCCGTCAACTTGGAAATTAGTCATCCTAAGGGTACATATGGAAAGGTTAAAGGAACTTACAATACTTCTCCACCTCAAGAAGTAGGGGATGTGAAGTCAGAAGAGGGTGGTGATTTACCTTCATCATATGTCTGTGTCGATATGAACGATGCGCTGACTTATAAAACGAGAACAAAGGTTTATTCTTCAAACCCTATCTACAATGCAGGAAGTGAGAAATTTGTTAAAGACTGGAGAAATGCGATAATTTGCTTTACCGTTCGAAACTTTCGACTTCGTGAACACGATTCTATTTTGGGTACTGTAAACATCCCGCTTGCTAAAACATTGACGAGCTTTTCCCAGCTCACAAAATGGTACCCAATTGAAGGAGGAATTGGATTTGGAAGCATTCGTTTGTCTATTCTATTCAGGAGCGTAAAGCTTCAGATTCCACGAAACTTATCGGGATGGGATATTGGGACCCTTGCATTTATTGACACAAAATTGATTGCTGAAGGTGTTGATAGCGTCTCAAAGGTTAACTTCTCCTATGTAAGGATTAACGCTGGCATGCGAAAAAGCAGTACAAAATATGTAACTTCGGAATCTCCGGGACGAGTTTCTTGGATGGTTCGCGGATATAATTTGGCTATACCTCTCAAACATCGTTACGGCAGCGCTTTGGTTTTCGAATTTCGCAATCATCTTCgcagaaaaaacaatgtttATGCTATTCTATGGCTTTCAGATCTTGTGGACAACGAGGAGACAACTGTGCGTATTCCCATCTTTGTTAGTACCAAACCTGCGCATATCTTACAAAACACTGTCAACATTGAGCATCCAGACGAATTTTCACAATTAGAAATTCTTGGCTATCTGACAACTACTGTGAGTTTTCGACGTGGGTTGGGCATTGCTCACGAAAATCTCATTAGTACTGATGATGAAGGTGCCAGTTTCGAGACGTTTATGAGCTTGCGTTCTCaaggaaaacgaaaaggaTATGTGAGGGACATGAGCAATCCGGTATACGATAGCTCATCTAACCACGAGGATGAGCATCCTGTATCAAAATTAAGTACTATGGAAACAGCAGATGAAAATACTGAAAACGAAACGGAAGAAAGTCCAAATCAGTCAGCGCTGTCGTACTCAAATCAAATGAACGGAGATGAACAGAATGGTGTAGAACAGACCGTTACCCTTGATGGAATTAATCAACAAAGTGCCAGTGGTCCCACCCGTGACCTGAACCATGAAGAGCAGATTTTTCAGCGTGAATTCATCTCACTTGGCCAAGCAGCAAATGGCCAAACAGGTAACCAAAGTGGTAATCATAAGCCATCCTcaaatcaaacaaattatCCTACACATAATAATGGAACAAACGAGGGAAAGGACAACAGTGGCTCTCAAGTCATTGACGACGAAGATGCCGAGACGCTGGATAGTGAAATATCAGGTGATGAGCAGGAACGTAAGCAACTTCATAGGGACGACAATGAGCTGGAGCGTCGTATGCATCGTGGAATCTATAACTACAAGGCAGTACGTACCGGCAACTGGGTTAAAGATGGTGCAAAAATGAGGTTGAGAAGTCTGAAAAAGCGCTTTAGCTTAGATGGACGTGAGCCAGATGTGGAGACAGAAATCGCAagataaaattttttgttttgacCTACGACAATACACTTACAAGGTCCTTATGAAGTTATGACGGCAAAATTCTAGTATAATATTACGATTGCAAATGAAGTGGACGATTAAAAGActtctattttattatcGTAAGCGCAATTGCTTActgcttttcttatttaGTTACTCTTTCAACCAAGTATGTTTGTTGCGTACACACTATATGTGACTCGAACATGacatatttatttatagtAAATTCACTAAACATTATTCTATTGATTATCGATTATCGTATTGAAAGATTGCCGACTGTTTCTACAGTAGTGGAAAACCAGTCCCATAAACAATAGGGTAGGGCTTTTGGGATAGAGAATAGACACGAAATTTTTGGCTTGCAAAACACAACCAGAACTAACCACGCACTCCCAAACTAGTTGCAAGTATGGTCGCGTTCACACCTGAAGAGGTCCGCAATTTGATGGACAAGCCATCGAACGTCCGTAACATGTCAGTGATTGCTCACGTCGATCACGGCAAGTCTACGTTGACTGATTCTTTGGTTCAAAGAGCCGGTATTATTTCTGCTGCTAAGGCCGGTGATGCTCGTTTCATGGATACCCGTGCTGATGAGCAAGAGCGTGGTGTTACCATCAAGTCCACCGCCATCTCTTTGTTTGCTGAGATGAGTGAAGATGACATGAAGGATGTTAAGGAACCCACTACTCACCCCGACTTTTTGGTCAACTTGATCGACTCTCCTGGTCACGTTGACTTCTCTTCAGAAGTTACTGCTGCTCTTCGTGTTACTGACGGTGCTTTGGTTGTCGTTGATACCATCGAAGGTGTCTGTGTCCAAACTGAAACCGTCCTTCGCCAAGCTTTGGGTGAACGTATTAAGCCTGTTGTTGTTGTCAACAAGGTTGACCGTGCTTTGCTTGAACTTCAAATTTCCAAGGAAGAACTTTATCAAAACTTTGCTCGTGTCGTTGAATCCGTCAACGTCGTTATTTCTACCTACTACGACAAGGTCCTTGGTGACTGCCAAGTTTTCCCCGATCAAGGTACTGTCGCTTTCGGTTCCGGTCTTCACGGTTGGGGTTTTACCATCCGTCAATTTGCCAACCGTTATTCCAAGAAATTCGGTATTGACCGTAACAAGATGATGACTCGTCTGTGGGGTGAGAGCTACTTTAACCCTAAGACCAAGAAGTGGTCCAAGTCAGCCGTTGATACCGATGGTAATGAAAACCAACGTGCCTTCAACATGTTCATCTTGGACCCCATTTACCGTATCTTCGATGCCGTCATGAACGGCCGTAAGGACGAAGTTTTTGCCCTCTTAATCAAGCTTGAGGTCAACCTCAAGCCTGATGAGAAGGAACTCGACGGTAAGGCTCTCTTGAAGGTCGTCATGCGTAAGTTCTTGCCTGCTGCTGACgctcttttggaaatgatTGTTCTTCACCTTCCCTCTCCCAAGGTGGCTCAACAATACCGTTGTGAGACCTTGTATGAAGGTCCCATGGATGATGAGTGTGCTCTTGGTATTCGCAACTGCGATCCTAAGGCTCCTCTTATGGTCTACGTTTCTAAGATGGTTCCCACTTCTGAACGTGGTCGTTTCTACGCCTTTGGCCGTATCTTCTCTGGTACTATCCGTTCAGGTATGAAGGTCCGTATTCAAGGTCCTAACTACACTCCCGGTAAAAAGGAAGACCTTTTCGTCAAGGCCATTCAACGTACCGTTTTGATGATGGGTTCTAAGATTGACCCCATCGAAGACTGCCCTGCCGGTAACGTTATTGGTTTGGTCGGTATTGACCAATTCTTGGTTAAGTCTGGTACCTTAACCACATCTGAAGTTGCTCACAACATGAAGGTCATGAAGTTCTCTGTTTCTCCTGTCGTCCAAGTCGCTGTCGAAGTCAAGAACGGTAATGACTTGCCTAAGCTCGTTGAGGGTCTTAAGCGTCTTTCCAAGTCTGACCCTTGTGTCATGTGCAGCACCTCCGAATCTGGTGAACACATTGTCGCTGGTGCTGGTGAGTTGCACTTGGAAATCTGCTTGAATGATTTGCAACAATCGCAT
The nucleotide sequence above comes from Schizosaccharomyces osmophilus chromosome 3, complete sequence. Encoded proteins:
- the tcb2 gene encoding tricalbin, C2 domain protein (phospholipid binding) ER-plasma membrane tethering protein Tcb2, translating into MASKQTEREHHPAGDPYSSRRPIPTIPRFFRERKERAEKREKQQAEKHRKESSQEELFDPITQRNVEISDINYNYQKSYKDPNYTVPNQSIQAGLSAGDEPYLNSTQSPSTYKQHQDDLAPPEAHDNITRDVPISDEKTNILFFPTPAVDLSYISREIKQKTNQYTLFCFLFTLLVTWVVSHSILLSIIFPIAASCSIFLWMDHVHTVGQAAEWGSEQKRGEYALLNLIPESAEWMNHLLEKVWDLINPELFSSMIDQIEDVMQASIPSFIENVRIASFHQGSHPVRVISIRSLPADETRKTFRDQEPSQNENKDEPQQKAKRFYNLEVCAAYHAMPVESNTTTAHASNIHLRVVFYPGIKGTIGIPLPIWVEMKGFVARIRLRCELMPEIPFLKNVTFSLMGLPQINVAAVPVAENGLNVLGLPLISKFVNDSIAAAANEYVSPKNMTLDMSKILLGDDIKKETNALGVLYIYIEKAEGLSKQDVNGLSDAYITIGYYKFGKPLYCTRVIKQDLNPMWKEHAVIPVFPEHIKAGEKVSVELWDSDRFSPDDVVGRTKLDLHVLLQNPEKMMDRCDTLTGISEETSLPGHIYYSIGYFSKADFREELRTGGHDISIPRSIREDPDFQRPQGTLSDKEEDAVVHTPPDSEYPCGILSFTIHQAVNLEISHPKGTYGKVKGTYNTSPPQEVGDVKSEEGGDLPSSYVCVDMNDALTYKTRTKVYSSNPIYNAGSEKFVKDWRNAIICFTVRNFRLREHDSILGTVNIPLAKTLTSFSQLTKWYPIEGGIGFGSIRLSILFRSVKLQIPRNLSGWDIGTLAFIDTKLIAEGVDSVSKVNFSYVRINAGMRKSSTKYVTSESPGRVSWMVRGYNLAIPLKHRYGSALVFEFRNHLRRKNNVYAILWLSDLVDNEETTVRIPIFVSTKPAHILQNTVNIEHPDEFSQLEILGYLTTTVSFRRGLGIAHENLISTDDEGASFETFMSLRSQGKRKGYVRDMSNPVYDSSSNHEDEHPVSKLSTMETADENTENETEESPNQSALSYSNQMNGDEQNGVEQTVTLDGINQQSASGPTRDLNHEEQIFQREFISLGQAANGQTGNQSGNHKPSSNQTNYPTHNNGTNEGKDNSGSQVIDDEDAETLDSEISGDEQERKQLHRDDNELERRMHRGIYNYKAVRTGNWVKDGAKMRLRSLKKRFSLDGREPDVETEIAR
- the eft202 gene encoding translation elongation factor 2 (EF-2) Eft2,B, which translates into the protein MVAFTPEEVRNLMDKPSNVRNMSVIAHVDHGKSTLTDSLVQRAGIISAAKAGDARFMDTRADEQERGVTIKSTAISLFAEMSEDDMKDVKEPTTHPDFLVNLIDSPGHVDFSSEVTAALRVTDGALVVVDTIEGVCVQTETVLRQALGERIKPVVVVNKVDRALLELQISKEELYQNFARVVESVNVVISTYYDKVLGDCQVFPDQGTVAFGSGLHGWGFTIRQFANRYSKKFGIDRNKMMTRLWGESYFNPKTKKWSKSAVDTDGNENQRAFNMFILDPIYRIFDAVMNGRKDEVFALLIKLEVNLKPDEKELDGKALLKVVMRKFLPAADALLEMIVLHLPSPKVAQQYRCETLYEGPMDDECALGIRNCDPKAPLMVYVSKMVPTSERGRFYAFGRIFSGTIRSGMKVRIQGPNYTPGKKEDLFVKAIQRTVLMMGSKIDPIEDCPAGNVIGLVGIDQFLVKSGTLTTSEVAHNMKVMKFSVSPVVQVAVEVKNGNDLPKLVEGLKRLSKSDPCVMCSTSESGEHIVAGAGELHLEICLNDLQQSHAGIPLKISPPVVSYRESVSEPSSMTALSKSPNKHNRIFMTAEPMSEELSMAIETGKINPRDDFKARARVMADEYGWDVTDARKIWCFGPETTGANLVIDQTKAVAYLSEIKDSVVAAFQWATKEGPMFEENLRSCRYNILDVILHADAIHRGGGQIIPTARRVVYASTLLAQPIIQEPVFLVEIQVSENAMGGIYSVLNKKRGQVFAEEQRVGTPLYNIKAYLPVNESFGFTGELRQATGGQAFPQLVFDHWSPMNGDPTDPASKPGNIVSESRKRKGLKEAVPQYTDYYDRL